The Periplaneta americana isolate PAMFEO1 chromosome 9, P.americana_PAMFEO1_priV1, whole genome shotgun sequence genome contains a region encoding:
- the LOC138706122 gene encoding protein PRRC1-like, with the protein MMHEDSNGESTFEFVEKKMDEMSVSNEALPKAESRSSSSSSLLPVSGAASGGNLLSTVAPPSALPSFVSPSTNIVTPVTPITTSSVAPQPVTVTQPALTASHAFHPTTFSPVIPPSKGGDVPVVPPLEIASTTESGVAGGGLLGWVKGAVGSGGILSKVAERAKNSVDSMITTLDPQMREFLHSGGDVDIVVASDKEVKLSPVREAFQSVFGKATVSGMAAQASKIAAQPVGFASAIKAAEERILALQATGKLHPKQPIVAVENFLLEVGENKWYDLGLLMLKDPGREINLETYTQLTPVPALVVALAQEDTPSDYPLRWSGLSVTIGSLMASNLQVHHSEWHQALTGVSRREMLLMAAKVLAGLYKNSISGSII; encoded by the exons AATCTCGCAGCAGCTCTTCATCTTCATTGTTACCTGTGAGTGGTGCTGCAAGTGGAGGGAACTTGCTGTCCACAGTGGCCCCACCATCTGCACTTCCAAGTTTTGTGTCGCCTTCAACGAACATCGTCACTCCAGTAACTCCAATCACCACAAGTTCTGTAGCACCACAGCCAGTAACTGTGACACAGCCTGCACTCACAGCATCTCATGCCTTCCACCCAACCACTTTTAG tCCTGTGATACCTCCTAGCAAAGGGGGAGATGTGCCAGTTGTTCCTCCTCTTGAGATAGCATCTACCACAGAAAGTGGTGTCGCTGGTGGAGGTTTGCTTGGATGGGTAAAAGGCGCAGTTGGGAGTGGTGGAATTCTTTCTAAAGTAGCTGAGAGAGCAAAAAATTCTGTTGATTCTATGATAACAACTCTGGATCCACAGATGAGAGAATTTTTAC ATTCTGGTGGTGATGTAGACATCGTTGTGGCTTCAGATAAGGAAGTGAAGTTAAGTCCTGTTCGTGAAGCATTCCAGTCTGTGTTTGGTAAAGCGACTGTTTC GGGCATGGCTGCTCAAGCTTCAAAAATAGCAGCGCAACCTGTAGGTTTTGCGTCAGCAATCAAGGCAGCTGAAGAGAGGATATTAGCTCTGCAGGCCACTGGGAAACTCCATCCCAAACAACCTATTGTTGCTGTGGAGAACTTTCTGCTTGAGGTTGGAGAGAATAA GTGGTATGATCTAGGATTATTAATGCTGAAAGATCCTGGTCGAGAAATAAATTTGGAAACATATACTCAGCTCACTCCTGTACCTGCTCTTGTCGTTGCCCTTGCTCAAGAAGACACTCCTAGTGACTATCCCCTGCGATGGTCAGGGTTATCAGTTACCATTGGTAGCCTCATGGCTAGTAACTTACAG GTGCATCACTCAGAATGGCATCAGGCCCTGACTGGAGTGTCCAGGAGAGAGATGTTATTAATGGCTGCCAAAGTATTAGCTGGATTATACAAGAACAGCATAAGTGGCAGCATTATTTGA